One genomic region from Clostridium saccharobutylicum DSM 13864 encodes:
- a CDS encoding DUF3471 domain-containing protein, whose product MPIAYYIYDKLLGYDYTAFNKKLQNEVENMLKTMESANEAERNSKKESLTPSHSLEEYVGIYENPGYGSVKIQIKDNSLKLTYNNIEYTLDHKCYDIFTMSVMDYYVISVKFNYDNDGNIKSVSIPFEPNIKEILFKKEK is encoded by the coding sequence ATGCCTATAGCTTACTATATATATGACAAGCTTTTAGGCTATGATTATACTGCTTTTAATAAAAAACTTCAAAATGAAGTTGAAAATATGTTGAAAACAATGGAATCTGCTAATGAAGCAGAAAGAAACTCTAAAAAGGAATCTCTGACTCCTTCCCACTCCCTTGAAGAATATGTAGGCATATATGAAAATCCAGGATATGGATCTGTAAAAATCCAAATAAAAGATAATAGCTTGAAATTAACTTATAATAATATAGAATACACACTTGATCATAAATGCTATGATATTTTTACCATGAGCGTTATGGATTATTATGTAATATCAGTTAAATTCAATTATGATAATGATGGAAATATTAAAAGCGTTTCAATACCTTTTGAACCCAATATAAAAGAAATTTTATTTAAAAAAGAGAAATAA
- a CDS encoding MarR family winged helix-turn-helix transcriptional regulator: MNNYKALFLMQQIYATLFSLTNKIQIKGDEYCEPLTSRQLMAMVSIMHLPENETTLNNIAKKLGTTKQSIKQLITNLENKGYVITLPSQYDKRAVNVKITEAGTDAMKICAEKSIGFFGKLSKDFSIEEMEILWTLLKKLYRFDGEEQDGFEEEAEFDMGEDADEIQERALNEFERMRNYKK, from the coding sequence ATGAATAATTACAAAGCATTATTTCTAATGCAACAAATATACGCAACACTATTTTCTCTCACTAATAAAATTCAGATTAAAGGTGATGAATATTGCGAACCTTTAACCAGCAGACAGCTTATGGCAATGGTTTCTATCATGCATTTACCTGAAAATGAAACAACTTTAAACAATATTGCAAAAAAACTAGGTACAACAAAACAAAGTATAAAGCAATTGATTACTAATCTAGAAAACAAAGGATATGTCATTACTTTACCAAGTCAATATGATAAGCGTGCAGTTAATGTGAAAATTACTGAAGCTGGAACAGATGCCATGAAAATATGTGCTGAAAAATCAATTGGGTTCTTTGGTAAGCTTTCTAAAGATTTTTCTATTGAAGAAATGGAAATATTATGGACACTATTAAAGAAATTATATAGATTTGATGGCGAAGAACAGGATGGTTTTGAAGAAGAAGCTGAATTTGACATGGGTGAAGATGCAGATGAGATACAAGAAAGAGCATTAAACGAATTTGAAAGAATGAGAAATTATAAAAAATAA
- a CDS encoding ArsR/SmtB family transcription factor produces MKMSYEDNAKIFKALSDPSRLKILDILSCGEKCACNILEYFEFTQPTLSHHMKVLSDCGLVEVRKEGLWNYYELNMNNCNKLTLYLMNLVTETDNCICKDKTKCNCK; encoded by the coding sequence ATGAAAATGAGTTATGAAGATAATGCAAAAATTTTTAAAGCACTATCTGACCCAAGTAGGTTAAAGATATTGGACATATTATCTTGTGGTGAGAAGTGTGCATGTAATATTTTAGAGTATTTTGAATTTACTCAACCAACGCTTTCACATCATATGAAAGTATTAAGTGATTGTGGACTTGTAGAGGTAAGAAAAGAAGGACTTTGGAATTACTATGAATTAAATATGAATAATTGTAACAAGTTAACTTTATATTTAATGAATCTTGTAACAGAAACAGATAATTGCATTTGTAAAGATAAGACTAAATGTAATTGTAAATAA
- a CDS encoding arsenate reductase ArsC has protein sequence MKTKVAFICVHNSCRSQMAEALGKLYGDSVFESYSAGTETKPKINEDAVRIIKKLYSIDMNETQKSKLLSEIPNMDIVIKMGCNVACPYLSAKHIEDWGLDDPTGKSDEEFIVTAKKIEGKIKDLAKRIENNEINVD, from the coding sequence ATGAAAACAAAAGTAGCATTTATATGTGTTCATAATTCATGTAGATCACAAATGGCGGAAGCACTTGGAAAACTTTATGGAGATTCAGTATTTGAAAGTTATTCTGCAGGAACAGAAACTAAGCCTAAAATAAATGAAGATGCGGTAAGAATTATAAAAAAATTGTATAGTATTGATATGAATGAAACACAAAAATCTAAGCTTTTATCAGAAATACCCAATATGGATATTGTTATAAAAATGGGATGCAATGTTGCATGTCCTTATTTGTCAGCTAAGCATATAGAAGATTGGGGATTAGATGATCCGACAGGAAAAAGTGATGAAGAATTTATAGTAACAGCTAAAAAAATAGAAGGTAAAATAAAAGATTTAGCAAAGCGAATTGAGAATAATGAAATTAATGTAGATTGA
- a CDS encoding DUF4177 domain-containing protein, producing MIWQYKVFSVEHFLNSDKDLTMEEKLNKYGADGWELVGVLEKPSTGLGNPPEALDRESIVFKKAIKS from the coding sequence ATGATATGGCAATATAAAGTATTTTCAGTTGAACATTTTTTAAATTCAGATAAAGATCTAACAATGGAAGAAAAATTAAATAAATATGGAGCAGATGGCTGGGAACTTGTTGGAGTATTGGAAAAGCCATCTACAGGACTTGGAAATCCTCCTGAAGCTTTAGATCGTGAATCAATAGTGTTTAAAAAAGCCATAAAGAGTTGA
- a CDS encoding [FeFe] hydrogenase, group A — MSKSKKHRVQEDNIIQMNKKKCIGCTACAFTCAKETKISVLKAVDNGRRTVDPKQVTFGASGCIYCGQCTLACPTTAINVRNDVSLVKEALNSGKYLILTAAPAVKATLGEEFSLPIGTNVGGKIAPSAKKMGFQNVFDTDFGADMTVIEEGTELIKRIVSKENLPMFTSCCPAWVRYVELFHPEILKNVSTSKSPQQMMGASIKTYFADTYNVLPTNIVTVSVKPCTAKKYEAQRDEMGRNGYKDIDIVLTIREYAQLLKEKGINITAIPDESSDPFMGEYTGAAVIFGASGGVMQATLRTVANYLKGDVAEVNNIKFNKIDGYEDIKESIISLGGQNYKVAIVNGLKEIEKFLSGRKWKEYLFVEVMACPGGCINGGGTPRIEMKSKINEKLCIACGTCIENCPVGAIQYNAQGRAEAQKDKCVGCKLCSNICRSEAIKMQYYDKATNKPLEENYIKLRTDVLKNIDKESKIRISDENENLQNMYKNYMGEADGGKANALLHTNYLDKSSELQNNFRTKRKKH, encoded by the coding sequence ATGAGTAAATCAAAAAAACATAGAGTTCAAGAAGATAATATTATACAAATGAATAAAAAGAAATGTATTGGATGTACAGCTTGTGCATTTACATGTGCAAAGGAAACTAAGATATCTGTATTAAAAGCAGTTGATAATGGAAGGAGGACAGTAGATCCGAAGCAAGTTACTTTTGGAGCTAGTGGATGTATATATTGTGGACAATGTACACTTGCTTGTCCAACAACAGCAATTAATGTTAGAAATGATGTATCTTTAGTAAAAGAAGCATTAAATAGTGGTAAATATTTAATATTAACAGCAGCTCCAGCAGTAAAAGCAACACTTGGAGAAGAATTTAGTCTTCCAATAGGTACAAATGTAGGAGGAAAGATTGCACCATCTGCTAAAAAAATGGGATTTCAAAATGTATTTGATACTGATTTTGGTGCAGATATGACAGTTATAGAAGAGGGGACTGAACTTATAAAAAGAATTGTTAGTAAAGAAAATTTACCCATGTTTACTTCTTGTTGTCCTGCATGGGTACGCTATGTTGAACTTTTTCATCCAGAAATATTAAAGAATGTTTCAACTTCAAAGTCTCCCCAGCAAATGATGGGAGCAAGTATAAAAACATATTTTGCAGATACATATAATGTTTTACCTACTAATATAGTTACAGTATCTGTAAAACCATGTACTGCTAAAAAATACGAAGCACAAAGAGATGAGATGGGCAGAAATGGATATAAAGATATTGATATAGTTTTGACTATAAGAGAATATGCACAGCTTTTAAAAGAAAAAGGAATAAATATAACTGCAATACCCGATGAAAGTTCAGATCCATTTATGGGAGAATATACTGGAGCAGCAGTTATTTTTGGGGCAAGCGGAGGCGTTATGCAAGCAACTCTTAGAACAGTAGCAAATTACTTAAAAGGTGATGTGGCAGAAGTTAATAATATTAAATTTAATAAAATAGATGGATATGAGGATATAAAGGAATCAATTATTAGTTTGGGAGGACAAAATTACAAAGTTGCAATTGTAAATGGACTAAAAGAAATTGAAAAATTTTTAAGTGGTAGAAAATGGAAGGAGTATTTATTTGTTGAAGTTATGGCATGCCCAGGCGGATGTATAAATGGAGGGGGAACTCCAAGAATAGAAATGAAATCTAAAATTAATGAAAAGTTATGTATAGCATGTGGAACGTGTATAGAAAATTGTCCTGTTGGAGCTATACAATATAATGCACAAGGACGTGCAGAAGCTCAAAAAGACAAATGCGTTGGATGTAAATTATGTAGCAATATTTGCAGATCTGAGGCAATAAAAATGCAGTATTATGATAAAGCGACAAATAAACCTTTAGAAGAAAATTATATAAAATTAAGAACAGATGTCTTAAAAAATATTGATAAAGAATCAAAAATAAGAATTTCAGATGAAAATGAAAATCTTCAGAATATGTATAAGAATTACATGGGTGAAGCTGACGGAGGAAAAGCAAATGCTTTACTTCACACTAATTATTTAGATAAATCATCTGAACTTCAGAATAATTTTAGAACAAAAAGGAAAAAACATTAA